A region of the Pseudomonas asiatica genome:
CTGCTGATAGATTGGCAAGTAAAGTTGCATGCAAGTTCCCCGGCCGGGCTCACTGTCCACGCAAATGGCACCACCGCTCTGCCTGGCAAAACCATACACCTGGCTAAGGCCCAGGCCAGTCCCCTTGCCAAAGGGCTTGGTGGTGAAAAACGGTTCGAAGATCCGCGGCAGTACCGCTGGCGCGATGCCCTCGCCGCTGTCTTCCACCTCGAAACGCACAAACCCGCCGTGCAGGCCTTCCACCTCGCCGGCCAGTTCGACCACATCGACGGTCAAGCCGATCCGGCCCTGCCCCGTGATGGCATCGCGGGCATTGAACAACAGATTGAGCAGCACCATCTGCAATTGCCCGGCATCCACCTCGATCAGGGGCAGGTCTGGCTGCAGCACAACCTCCAGGTCAATCGAACCGGGCAGCGCATGCTCCAGTAGACCACGGGTGGCGGCAATAAGGTTCGCCGGGGCGACGCAAGACACATCAAGCTTGCGGTGGCGGGCAAAGCTGAGCAGCTGCTGGGTCAGTTCGGTACCCCGCTGCCCGGCATCCAGAATATGCTGCAGCATGCGCTGGGCGCGTGCCGGGTCCTGTGTGGCCAGCGCCAGGCGCGCCGAGCTGATGATGATGGTAAGCATGTTGTTGAAGTCATGCGCCAGGCCACCGGTCAACTGACCGAGGGCCTCCAGCTTCTGTGCCTGGAACAGCTGGGCGCGTACCGCGTCCAGTTGCAGCGCCGACTCGCGGCGGTCGGTGATGTCCCGGGTCACCTTGGCCAGGCCGACGACCTGGCCCTGGTCATCGCGAATCACATCCAGCGCGGCCAGCGCCCAGAACTGCGTGCCATCCTTGCGTACGCGCCAACCTTCATCCTGCGCCACGCCCTGCTCCAGCGCCTGGCGCAACAAGCGCTCCGGGCGGCCTTCGGTGCAATCCTGCGGGGTGAAGAACAACGAGAAATGCTGGCCGATCACTTCATCGGCACGGTACCCCTTGATGCGTTGCGCGCCTGCGTTCCACGACACCACATGGCCGGACGGGTCGAGCATGTAGATGGCGTAATCCACCACCGACTGAACCAGCTGTTCATAGCGGTGGGCAGGCATGACAGGGTGGTCGAGGCAGTCAGCTGAAACCATGCGAGCTCCACCGGTACGGCAGGAGGGAAGATAGGGCGAGGTTCAACGCTCTGGCTCAACCAGCACCGGGCTGATGCGCCGCGGCATCGCCACTTTCAGCAGCCACAAGCCGACCAGCAGGATAAGCCCGCCACCGGCCAGGGCCATCAGGCGCTGCGGTTGAGGGTGTTCGGCATCGAACCCCAGCATCAGCAGGTAACCGCCCAGGCTGATCAGGCTGAGGTAGAGAAACGCCCCCAACACGACTACCAGCACGAACAACAGTCGCCAGAACAGCCGTGGGCGTACGATACGCTCGGAAGCACTGGACTGATTCATCACCGCATACTCTTTGGATCCAATAAAGGGGCAACAGTGGCGTAATGACAGCAAGGTGTCAATTGCCCAATCGATCGACCCTTCACTCTGTTGATCATAGGTGCTGTGGTTGACTCAACTATAACAATGGGTTATAAAGCGCGCTTGATTGCGAAGCCCTTCTGCTTAGAAGCGAGCTGGTCGTCACGACCCCTTCAAGCGTGCGAGTGTGGTGGAATTGGTATACACAGCAGACTTAAAATCTGTCGGCGTGAGCCTTGCGGGTTCGAGTCCCGCCACTCGCACCAAATTCTTTGCGAAGGCGCCCTTGCGGCGCCTTTTTGCTGCCCGCCAGCAATCCTTTGCGCAGCTGCTAGAGTGGAGCTTGTACCCGTCCACTGGAACACCGCCATGCGCTACTCCCTGTTCGATGGTCAACGCGACATCATTATCCTGATTGCCCGTGTGCTGCTGATGATCCTGTTCGTCTTGTCTGGCTGGGGCAAGCTGACCGGGTTCGAAGGCACGGTCGGCTACATGACTTCACTGGGCGCCCCTGCCCCCATGCTGGCAGCGGCAGTTGCCGTGCTCATGGAGTTCGTCGTCGGCATACTGCTGATCCTCGGTTTCTACACCCGGCCGCTGGCCTTCCTGCTGGCGCTGTTCGTGCTGGGCACGGCGCTGCTGGGTCACCCGTTCTGGAGCATGGTCGACCCTGAGCGCAGCGCCAACATGACCCAGTTCCTGAAAAACCTCAGCATCATGGGCGGCCTGTTGATGCTGGCAGTGAGCGGCCCAGGGCGTTTCTCGGTAGACGGGCGCTGAGTCAGTCGTCTTCGCAGTCGTCGAACCAGGCTGGGTGATCGCGCTCCTCGTCATCGAGGTCATCCAGCGTTTCCTCGTCTTCCTCAACCTCGTCCTCGGCGCCCTGGGCATCCGCTTCAGGCTCGATATCGTCGTAGAGGAATTCGTGGTCAAGCAGGTGATCGTGCTCGGGTTCGTGCAGGTCGTCTTCGTCGTGCATGCTGGCTCCTGGGCTGGTGGCAGGCCTGTATAGGCTGATCGGCTGCGCAGGTCAATGCGTTACCGCTTAATGCTCGGTTAACCGGCCGGGTCCACTCTGCAGGCTCTCCCTTCAAACGTTGCTTGCCCGCCTTCCAAGGCGGGCTTTTTTATGACTGTGTCGGCGGCAGGGCCAGACCAGGCAAAATGCATGCATGACAGCCTCATGACCTGACCTTCACGAAATACTGACATCCGGATGGGCACACTGGCCCTGCTCCGTATGTTCTTGCAGCCCGCCGCATTATTGCCGCGGGCTTTTCTTTTTGTGGCGAGCCTTACGCAGAACCCGGCAGGAGCGGCCTTGTGTCGCGATGGGCTGCAAAGCAGCCCCAACAACTTATGCGCCACCGCTGAAATCCCGGGGCCGCTCTGCGGCCCTTTCGCGACACAAGGCCGCTCCTACAAGTGCCCGCGCAGGGCAGGTACCTGCTGCGCGCGAGCCTCCCACCCCAGACCATGACCTGAAGCAGTTTTGCCCCACCCGGCAAGGGCTATGCTAACCCCGGCGATAACCCAAGCTCATTCGGATAGACACGGAGGCTCCTATGAAAGCTGCTGTTGTTGCACCAGGCCGTCGCGTGGATGTGGTGGAGAAAACCCTGCGCCCCCTCGAGCACGGTGAAGCGCTGCTGAAGATGCAATGCTGCGGTGTGTGCCACACCGACCTGCATGTGAAAAATGGCGACTTCGGTGACAAGACCGGTGTGGTGCTAGGTCACGAAGGCATCGGCGTGGTCCAGGCAGTAGGGCCAGGCGTCACCTCGCTCAAACCGGGCGACCGCGCCAGCGTGGCCTGGTTCTACCAGGGCTGCGGGCATTGCGAGTATTGCAACAGCGGCAACGAAACCCTGTGCCGCGAAGTGAAGAACTCCGGCTACACCGTGGACGGCGGCATGGCCGAAGCCTGCATCGTCAAGGCCGACTACTCGGTAAAAGTGCCCGACGGGCTCGACTCCGCTGCCGCCAGCAGCATTACCTGCGCCGGCGTGACCACCTACAAGGCGGTGAAGATCTCCAACATCCGCCCCGGCCAATGGATCGCCATCTACGGCCTCGGCGGCCTGGGCAACCTTGCCCTGCAATACGCCAAGAACGTCTTCAACGCCAAAGTGATCGCCATCGACGTCAACGAAGAGCAACTGCGCTTCGCCAGCGAGATGGGCGCCGACCTGGTCATCAATTCACGCACCGAGGATGCCGCCAAGGTCATCCAGGCCAAGACCGGTGGCGCCCATGCCGCCGTGGTTACCGCCGTTGCCAAGGCTGCCTTCAACTCGGCCGTTGATGCCCTGCGTGCGGGTGGCCGCCTGGTTGCGGTCGGCCTGCCTTCGGAAGCGATGAACCTGAATATCCCTCGTTTGGTGCTGGACGGTATCGAGGTGATCGGCTCGCTGGTCGGTACCCGCCAGGACCTGCAGGAAGCTTTCCAGTTTGCGGCGGAAGGGAAAGTGGTGCCGAAGGTGACCTTGCGGCCGATCGAGGATATCAACCAGATCTTCGAAGAGATGCTGGAGGGCAAGATCAAAGGGCGGATGGTGATTCAGTTCGAGGGGTGATGGCCCATGTGCGCTGGCTGTTGGTGCAGCGCACGCTACCCTGCTGCATTCAAGCGCAGGCAGTCAGAAATCGCTTCCGTCCCTTGTAAAGCGAACCAATGGGCGCGCCTTGGGCTCTGGTTTCGAGTAAACGCTATGCTCCATATACGTTTTTGTCCAAGTCGTGGTTTGTAGTTGCTTCGCAAGCCGCAAACTGGCTAGCACATCGGGGTCAATGTATGGGCATCCGCAGCTTGGCGAAAAACCTGCCACCCGATCCGGACAATGACGGCTGGGTGCTTGGATGGGGCGTACTGAGAGACCGGCATCCCTGGCATTTCGTCGATGTTTATGCCGACCAGAAGACTGCCAGGGCCGAGGCGGAGCGCCGCGGGGTTGGCTATGTTGTGGAGTTCGGCTCGCACCGCCTGGGATTGGATGAATTCGTTTGCGGGATATCCCCGCCTGAAGGCTAGCGTTTGAATGGACGGAGCGGCGGGCGATGGATCCTGCGGCCGTAGGCGACAGACAGCTATCGACCCTTGGCTGTCATTTTGCCCAACAGCAATCATTGTGGGAGCGGGTTTACCCGCGAACACCGGCACCGCCGGTGCCATCCACCGCGGCGCCTGCTTCGCGGGTAAACCCGCTCCCACAGAGTACGCGTCGCGCTTACGAAACCAGTTATCTTTTAACGTCCGCTTTGGGTCGAAAGCAGCCTTTCAGCAAAGGCATGAAAACAACAACTTTGATAGTTCTGACTAGTCGACGAGGCCGACATGCCCTGGCCGGCGTTACCCCTTGGTCAGATCAACCAATGGCGTCTGCCGCACCTCGGTTTCGCGCCCTCCTTGTATCTCGCCAACCTGCTTCAAGGCCTTGTCCACTGCCACCTTGTCCGCCAACAAGCTGTAGCTGATGTGGAACTGCCTGTGTTCCTTCGGTCCGATTGTCGGCACCAGGTTCAGTGGCCGCTGGTAACGGCGGTTGTAGGAAAAACTCGTCCCCGGCTCGAGCCCGGTCACATAACCCTGGCCTTGGGTATCGGTATTTTTCCACAGTGAAAATACAGGCAATGTCCGAGTATCGAAGCCGACCGAAACGCCCAGACTGCCAGCCTTGTCATGCAACACGGCCAACGTATTGCCCTGGGCATCGGCATACGGCACCACGTTATAAACCGTTTCGTCATAGTCCTTGGTGGGCGCTCGGTAGGTTTGCCAATCGGCCAGATCTTCCCTTGCCTTGTCGTTGAACGGCGACACCTGTTTCACTGGCGCGGCGAACCGAGCGCCCTGCTCCAGAAACGGGGTGCTGAAGTTACTGTGATACAGCGCCTGGTATTCCTTCGGATAATCGCCGTTGTTGGTCAGGGTATCGTTGAGGGCGAACATCACGCTGCCCGGTTCGGTGACCAATTCAGTCACGACGGAGAAGTCGACCTTCTTGAACGCCTGCTCTTTCAGTTCGCCACGCAGGCTGATGGCGTATGGTGGTTTCTCATCGATGTGCAGGGTGACTTTGTTCGCAGGTATGTTGGCGGCCCGACCGTGCAGGGTCAGCAGCTCGCCATTGTCGACGCCGGGGTGGCCGACCCATTCGTAACCGCAGCGGGCGACCAGTTCGTTGAAGCCCTCCAGCCAGCCCAGACCATTGCGCCCATTGAGTTCGATGAAGGACGGGTTGACCACTTCCTTGACCGGCGAATCCCAGCCCATGCGCACATTGCCGACCGACGCCTGCAAGACGTTCATTCCGCGGGTCGGCACTACCGAAAGTTTCATCGTACCGTTATCGATGTCGACGATGCTGACACCCTCTTGCCGGCCTCCGTGCAAAGTGCGCAAGGTAACGCTGAAGGGCTTGTCGGTTTTTATGCCAAGTTGCTGGCTGGTGATCTGCCAATTCTGGGCGGCTTTGTCTGTGTCGAGCAGAACGTAATCCCAGGCCATGGTGTGGGAGGCTGCGGACAGGGCGCCGAGAGCAACGAAGAATTTGAGGAGGGGCATGACAGGTTGCCTTTCTTGGAGTTGTTCCCCTTTATAGACACGAAGAAACGTTTCAGCAAGCTAGCCAAGCGATGCTTTCGATTGGCACAGGTTTCTTTAGCTAGTTTCAGGGAGTAGCCTCGGCACAGTGAATCTTTCGAGCCCGATCAGGTTATCAACCTTGTGAAAGCATCAGAGAAACAGAACAATTGCCAAACTCGATAGAATCTTCATTGCCATGCCAGACGGTTTCCCTGATTTGCCCTCGCTGAACGCGTTGCGTGTTTTTGAAGTGGTGGCTCGCCGCTTGAACTTCCGTGTGGCTGCCGAGGAGCTGGGCGTGACCCAGGCGGCAGTTGCCCAGCAGATACGCGGGCTGGAGGCGAGCCTGGATCTGCGTTTGTTTGAACGCCTGCCCCGTGGCTTGGCGTTGACTGATGCGGGCCTGGGCTACAGCGGAAGCATTCGCAGTGCACTGGCCATGATCGACGAGGCAACACGCCTGCTTCGGCCGCAGACTTCTCACCTGACAGTCAGCGTTACACCTACCTTCGCCTCGAAATGGCTGATTCCCAGGCTCGGCAATTTTGCGCAGAGCCACCCAGACATCGATTTGCGTGTGCTGGCAACCGACCGGCTGTCGCACTTCAGCACCGATGGTGTGGATATCGCTGTCCGCTATGGCAAGCCCGAGTTCGGAGCAGGTTTGAATAGCGAGCTGCTGATGGAGCAGCGAATCGTTGCGGTGGCCAGCCCAAGGCTGTTCGAAGGCAGTGAAATACCTGCCAGCTTTGCGCAGTTGCAGGATTTCGTCATGTTGCACGATGCCCATAATTTCTGGCCTCAGTTCCTGGCAGAGCTGTTCCCGCATCACCTGCAACCCACAGCCAGAAATCTGCGCTTCAATCAGACCTCATTGGCCATTGAAGCGGCAATCAGCGGCCAGGGCATTGCCTTGGCCAGCCCTGCGTTCGTCGGTGATGACATTGCCGCAGGCCGACTGATGCAGGTTTTTACCCAGCAACTCAGGGTCGACAAGTCGTTTTATCTGGTCTGGCC
Encoded here:
- a CDS encoding two-component system sensor histidine kinase NtrB, yielding MVSADCLDHPVMPAHRYEQLVQSVVDYAIYMLDPSGHVVSWNAGAQRIKGYRADEVIGQHFSLFFTPQDCTEGRPERLLRQALEQGVAQDEGWRVRKDGTQFWALAALDVIRDDQGQVVGLAKVTRDITDRRESALQLDAVRAQLFQAQKLEALGQLTGGLAHDFNNMLTIIISSARLALATQDPARAQRMLQHILDAGQRGTELTQQLLSFARHRKLDVSCVAPANLIAATRGLLEHALPGSIDLEVVLQPDLPLIEVDAGQLQMVLLNLLFNARDAITGQGRIGLTVDVVELAGEVEGLHGGFVRFEVEDSGEGIAPAVLPRIFEPFFTTKPFGKGTGLGLSQVYGFARQSGGAICVDSEPGRGTCMQLYLPIYQQADSQLDR
- a CDS encoding DoxX family protein, yielding MRYSLFDGQRDIIILIARVLLMILFVLSGWGKLTGFEGTVGYMTSLGAPAPMLAAAVAVLMEFVVGILLILGFYTRPLAFLLALFVLGTALLGHPFWSMVDPERSANMTQFLKNLSIMGGLLMLAVSGPGRFSVDGR
- the adhP gene encoding alcohol dehydrogenase AdhP; amino-acid sequence: MKAAVVAPGRRVDVVEKTLRPLEHGEALLKMQCCGVCHTDLHVKNGDFGDKTGVVLGHEGIGVVQAVGPGVTSLKPGDRASVAWFYQGCGHCEYCNSGNETLCREVKNSGYTVDGGMAEACIVKADYSVKVPDGLDSAAASSITCAGVTTYKAVKISNIRPGQWIAIYGLGGLGNLALQYAKNVFNAKVIAIDVNEEQLRFASEMGADLVINSRTEDAAKVIQAKTGGAHAAVVTAVAKAAFNSAVDALRAGGRLVAVGLPSEAMNLNIPRLVLDGIEVIGSLVGTRQDLQEAFQFAAEGKVVPKVTLRPIEDINQIFEEMLEGKIKGRMVIQFEG
- a CDS encoding aldose 1-epimerase family protein, with product MPLLKFFVALGALSAASHTMAWDYVLLDTDKAAQNWQITSQQLGIKTDKPFSVTLRTLHGGRQEGVSIVDIDNGTMKLSVVPTRGMNVLQASVGNVRMGWDSPVKEVVNPSFIELNGRNGLGWLEGFNELVARCGYEWVGHPGVDNGELLTLHGRAANIPANKVTLHIDEKPPYAISLRGELKEQAFKKVDFSVVTELVTEPGSVMFALNDTLTNNGDYPKEYQALYHSNFSTPFLEQGARFAAPVKQVSPFNDKAREDLADWQTYRAPTKDYDETVYNVVPYADAQGNTLAVLHDKAGSLGVSVGFDTRTLPVFSLWKNTDTQGQGYVTGLEPGTSFSYNRRYQRPLNLVPTIGPKEHRQFHISYSLLADKVAVDKALKQVGEIQGGRETEVRQTPLVDLTKG
- a CDS encoding LysR substrate-binding domain-containing protein, which translates into the protein MPDGFPDLPSLNALRVFEVVARRLNFRVAAEELGVTQAAVAQQIRGLEASLDLRLFERLPRGLALTDAGLGYSGSIRSALAMIDEATRLLRPQTSHLTVSVTPTFASKWLIPRLGNFAQSHPDIDLRVLATDRLSHFSTDGVDIAVRYGKPEFGAGLNSELLMEQRIVAVASPRLFEGSEIPASFAQLQDFVMLHDAHNFWPQFLAELFPHHLQPTARNLRFNQTSLAIEAAISGQGIALASPAFVGDDIAAGRLMQVFTQQLRVDKSFYLVWPRKMKQPDSLSVVQHWLKQQAVDS